A stretch of DNA from Maridesulfovibrio sp.:
AGAACATGCCGTGGTCAAGGCCCTGCGTGATCTTGATGTTAACGGGCTTTCGCCCATAGAAGCGCTTACCCTGCTTAATCAGTGGAAAACATCACTGGGAGATAATTGATGAAATATCCTGTTAAACGATACATACTGCCTGTCCTGCTGGTTCTTTTGCTTGCCGTTTCCGGCTGCGGCGTAAGCATCTGGCCTTCTCCCCGGAAAAGCGACGATGTCTTTTCTTTCGTTTCTGTTGAAGGTAAACGGGTCGGCGAGTGCATTAAAGTCATTGTAAAGGTTGACGGGGCATATCAAAATGTGGAAAATTTAAGTCTTCAATTCCAAGCCGACGGTTCCGGTCCCGGAGAAGGCTGTCCTTCCTGTCCTTTTTTCCCGGCAATTCGCAAAGATTTTGTGCCCGGCTCCGAAGGTATTCAATCTGACGGCCCCACTTTCGTATTCAGCGAATGTGGACTTGATCCCTCAAAAAGCTATCGTTGGAGAGTCGTGGCGCGTAACGCTTACGATGCACTCGGGGTAGTTATCTCCGATGTGTACACGGCTATACCTTAATTAATTTATGGAGTTCTTCCACCATGCATCATTTTGAATTCAAAGATAATGTCCTTCATGCTGAAAATATCAGCATTCCCGAACTCGCAAACGAGTACGGAACTCCCCTTTACGTTTATTCGGCCGCAACCCTGCGCAGACATTTTGAAGCCTTCGACTCTGCATTCACCGGACTTGAGCACATGACCTGCTACTCCGTGAAGGCAAACTCCAACCTCAGTGTTCTCAAGCTTCTGGCCGAGATGGGCGCGGGTATGGATATCGTTTCCGGCGGAGAACTCTACCGGGCTTTGAAAGCAGGTGTTCCGGCAAGCAAAATCGTGTACTCCGGCGTAGGTAAAAAAGCCTACGAGATTGCAGAAGCCCTCAAGGCCGACATTCTCATGTTCAATGTGGAATCCGTGGCTGAACTGCACAAGATCAATGAAGTTGCCGGGTCCATGAACAAGACCGCACGCATCAGCTTCCGCATCAACCCGGACGTTGACCCCAAGACCCACCCCTACATTTCCACGGGGATGAAAAAGAACAAGTTCGGTCTGGACATGGCAACCGCCAAGGAAGCCTACAAGACCGCAGGAGAACTCCCCAACGTAAACCCGGTGGGCATGGACTGCCATATCGGTTCACAGCTGACCACCATCGAACCTTTCCTGGAAGCTCTGGGTAAACTTCTCGCCTTCAGAGATGAACTTTCCGCAATGGGAATCACGATTGAACATCTCGACCTCGGTGGAGGACTCGGTATCACCTATGATGAGGAAACTCCTCCTCATCCCAAAGAATTCGGCGAGGCCCTGAGCAAGGCT
This window harbors:
- the lysA gene encoding diaminopimelate decarboxylase produces the protein MHHFEFKDNVLHAENISIPELANEYGTPLYVYSAATLRRHFEAFDSAFTGLEHMTCYSVKANSNLSVLKLLAEMGAGMDIVSGGELYRALKAGVPASKIVYSGVGKKAYEIAEALKADILMFNVESVAELHKINEVAGSMNKTARISFRINPDVDPKTHPYISTGMKKNKFGLDMATAKEAYKTAGELPNVNPVGMDCHIGSQLTTIEPFLEALGKLLAFRDELSAMGITIEHLDLGGGLGITYDEETPPHPKEFGEALSKALAGKGLKVILEPGRVIAGNSGILVTEVVYTKKTPTKDFLIVDAAMNDLVRPSLYQSYHNIGEVVKNERPEVDYDVVGPICESGDFLAKDRKLPEIKQGELLAVYSAGAYGFSMSSNYNSRLRAAEIIVDGDDVIIARRRETYEDLLNLEA